One window from the genome of Cucumis melo cultivar AY chromosome 10, USDA_Cmelo_AY_1.0, whole genome shotgun sequence encodes:
- the LOC103500218 gene encoding CASP-like protein 4C1 isoform X3, which produces MRSPHSLRNGGGGGGGTPSPHARIPTPHHHFHSTVSVQKLKRFNSLILVFRLSTFCFSLASAVFMITNSRGSGSDSPRWYDFDAFRYVFAANAIVAVYSLFEMIASVWEISREVTLFPEILQVWFDFGHDQAFAYLLLSADSAGTALAITLKGTDTCKVTSAFCVQSTISIALGFAGFLFLGLSSLLSGFRVVCFVINGSRFHF; this is translated from the exons ATGCGCTCCCCTCACTCACTCCGCAAcggcggcggcggtggcggTGGTACACCATCTCCTCACGCACGTATTCCTACTCCTCACCATCACTTTCACTCCACTGTCTCCGTTCAGAAACTCAAACGCTTCAACTCTCTCATCCTCGTCTTCCGTTTATCTACCTTCTGTTTCTCCCTCGCTTCCGCTGTTTTCATGATTACTAACTCTCGTGGCTCTGGATCCGATTCCCCTCGCTGGTACGATTTCGACGCCTTCAG GTATGTTTTTGCGGCGAACGCCATAGTTGCAGTTTACTCATTGTTTGAAATGATCGCTTCCGTGTGGGAAATCTCAAGAGAAGTGACTTTATTCCCTGAGATTTTGCAAGTTTGGTTCGATTTCGGCCATGACCAG GCGTTCGCGTACCTTCTTCTGTCTGCAGACTCGGCAGGGACGGCTCTTGCGATAACTTTGAAAGGAACCGACACGTGCAAGGTAACGAGTGCATTTTGTGTTCAATCTACCATCTCCATTGCACTGGGATTTGCCGGTTTCCTGTTTCTCGGGTTATCCTCTTTGCTTTCGGGTTTTCGGGTCGTTTGTTTTGTTATCAACGGCTCTCGTTTTCATTTCTAA
- the LOC103500218 gene encoding CASP-like protein 4C1 isoform X2, whose product MRSPHSLRNGGGGGGGTPSPHARIPTPHHHFHSTVSVQKLKRFNSLILVFRLSTFCFSLASAVFMITNSRGSGSDSPRWYVFAANAIVAVYSLFEMIASVWEISREVTLFPEILQVWFDFGHDQAFAYLLLSADSAGTALAITLKGTDTCKRSKNIRLQNVADDPQQVLNICNDNEQYMENIHYMYNVLIVPALVQRRRPLVQESNQLEEVVQHVEEVPL is encoded by the exons ATGCGCTCCCCTCACTCACTCCGCAAcggcggcggcggtggcggTGGTACACCATCTCCTCACGCACGTATTCCTACTCCTCACCATCACTTTCACTCCACTGTCTCCGTTCAGAAACTCAAACGCTTCAACTCTCTCATCCTCGTCTTCCGTTTATCTACCTTCTGTTTCTCCCTCGCTTCCGCTGTTTTCATGATTACTAACTCTCGTGGCTCTGGATCCGATTCCCCTCGCTG GTATGTTTTTGCGGCGAACGCCATAGTTGCAGTTTACTCATTGTTTGAAATGATCGCTTCCGTGTGGGAAATCTCAAGAGAAGTGACTTTATTCCCTGAGATTTTGCAAGTTTGGTTCGATTTCGGCCATGACCAG GCGTTCGCGTACCTTCTTCTGTCTGCAGACTCGGCAGGGACGGCTCTTGCGATAACTTTGAAAGGAACCGACACGTGCAAG aGATCGAAGAATATTAGACTTCAGAATGTTGCAGATGACCCACAACAGGTTCTAAATATATGTAACGATAACGAGCAGTACATGGAGAACATCCATTATATGTACAATGTTCTTATTGTACCTGCTCTAGTTCAAAGGAGACGTCCTCTAGTGCAAGAGTCCAATCAATTGGAAGAAGTTGTCCAACACGTGGAAGAAGTGCCTCTGTGA
- the LOC103500218 gene encoding CASP-like protein 4C1 isoform X4: protein MRSPHSLRNGGGGGGGTPSPHARIPTPHHHFHSTVSVQKLKRFNSLILVFRLSTFCFSLASAVFMITNSRGSGSDSPRWYDFDAFRYVFAANAIVAVYSLFEMIASVWEISREVTLFPEILQVWFDFGHDQAFAYLLLSADSAGTALAITLKGTDTCKGVLLYCFLRRRRVVSGLIFNIWVNSFVHSQ, encoded by the exons ATGCGCTCCCCTCACTCACTCCGCAAcggcggcggcggtggcggTGGTACACCATCTCCTCACGCACGTATTCCTACTCCTCACCATCACTTTCACTCCACTGTCTCCGTTCAGAAACTCAAACGCTTCAACTCTCTCATCCTCGTCTTCCGTTTATCTACCTTCTGTTTCTCCCTCGCTTCCGCTGTTTTCATGATTACTAACTCTCGTGGCTCTGGATCCGATTCCCCTCGCTGGTACGATTTCGACGCCTTCAG GTATGTTTTTGCGGCGAACGCCATAGTTGCAGTTTACTCATTGTTTGAAATGATCGCTTCCGTGTGGGAAATCTCAAGAGAAGTGACTTTATTCCCTGAGATTTTGCAAGTTTGGTTCGATTTCGGCCATGACCAG GCGTTCGCGTACCTTCTTCTGTCTGCAGACTCGGCAGGGACGGCTCTTGCGATAACTTTGAAAGGAACCGACACGTGCAAG GGTGTACTATTGTATTGTTTTCTACGGAGACGACGTGTCGTTTCTGGCCTCATTTTTAACATTTGGGTAAATTCTTTTGTGCATAGTCAATAG
- the LOC103500218 gene encoding CASP-like protein 4C1 isoform X5, with product MRSPHSLRNGGGGGGGTPSPHARIPTPHHHFHSTVSVQKLKRFNSLILVFRLSTFCFSLASAVFMITNSRGSGSDSPRWYDFDAFRYVFAANAIVAVYSLFEMIASVWEISREVTLFPEILQVWFDFGHDQAFAYLLLSADSAGTALAITLKGTDTCKVFSRCVWSKSSRVEL from the exons ATGCGCTCCCCTCACTCACTCCGCAAcggcggcggcggtggcggTGGTACACCATCTCCTCACGCACGTATTCCTACTCCTCACCATCACTTTCACTCCACTGTCTCCGTTCAGAAACTCAAACGCTTCAACTCTCTCATCCTCGTCTTCCGTTTATCTACCTTCTGTTTCTCCCTCGCTTCCGCTGTTTTCATGATTACTAACTCTCGTGGCTCTGGATCCGATTCCCCTCGCTGGTACGATTTCGACGCCTTCAG GTATGTTTTTGCGGCGAACGCCATAGTTGCAGTTTACTCATTGTTTGAAATGATCGCTTCCGTGTGGGAAATCTCAAGAGAAGTGACTTTATTCCCTGAGATTTTGCAAGTTTGGTTCGATTTCGGCCATGACCAG GCGTTCGCGTACCTTCTTCTGTCTGCAGACTCGGCAGGGACGGCTCTTGCGATAACTTTGAAAGGAACCGACACGTGCAAG GTTTTTAGTAGATGTGTTTGGTCCAAAAGCTCGAGGGTGGAGTTGTAA
- the LOC103500214 gene encoding UDP-glucuronic acid decarboxylase 6 — MAKQSSNGDFNTSTKAPPPPSPLRSAKFFQANMRILVTGGAGFIGSHLVDRLMQNEKNEVIVADNYFTGSKDNLRKWIGHPRFELIRHDVTEPLLVEVDQIYHLACPASPIFYKYNPVKTTKTNVIGTLNMLGLAKRVGARILLTSTSEVYGDPLVHPQDESYWGNVNPIGVRSCYDEGKRVAETLMFDYHRQHGIEIRIARIFNTYGPRMNIDDGRVVSNFLAQAIRSEPLTVQAPGTQTRSFCYVSDMVEGLIRLMEGDNTGPINIGNPGEFTMLELAETVKELINPNVEIVMVENTPDDPRQRKPDITKAKEVLGWEPKIKLRDGLPLMEDDFRARLQVPR; from the exons ATGGCTAAGCAGTCTTCAAATGGAGATTTTAATACCTCTACAAAAGCCCCTCCTCCCCCTTCCCCTCTAAGGAGTGCTAAGTTTTTTCAG GCTAATATGAGAATTTTGGTTACGGGAGGAGCAGGATTTATTGGCTCTCATCTAGTGGACAGATTGATGCAAAACGAAAAGAATGAG GTTATCGTTGCAGATAACTATTTTACTGGTTCGAAGGACAACCTCAGAAAATGGATCGGCCATCCTAGATTTGAACTCATACGTCATG ATGTCACTGAACCATTGCTGGTCGAGGTGGATCAGATATACCATTTGGCATGCCCCGCCTCACCCATCTTCTACAAATACAATCCTGTTAAG ACAACGAAGACAAATGTCATAGGCACATTGAATATGTTGGGACTTGCCAAGAGAGTTGGAGCAAG GATTTTGCTTACGTCGACTTCAGAGGTATATGGTGACCCCCTCGTTCATCCTCAAGACGAAAGCTACTGGGGAAATGTCAACCCAATCG GTGTTAGAAGTTGCTATGACGAAGGAAAGCGTGTGGCGGAAACATTAATGTTTGATTACCACAGGCAGCATGGGATTG AGATAAGAATTGCTAGGATTTTCAACACATATGGACCGAGAATGAATATTGATGACGGTCGTGTTGTTAGCAACTTCCTTGCTCAGGCAATCCG TAGCGAACCATTGACTGTTCAGGCGCCTGGAACACAAACCCGGAGTTTCTGTTATGTTTCTGACATG GTTGAAGGACTAATCAGACTCATGGAAGGAGATAATACTGGGCCGATCAACATTGGGAATCCAG GTGAATTCACCATGCTCGAGCTCGCTGAAACTGTGAAGGAG CTCATCAATCCGAATGTCGAGATTGTCATGGTTGAGAACACCCCGGACGATCCAAGACAGAGGAAACCAGACATTACAAAAGCAAAGGAGGTTCTTGGATGGGAACCAAAGATCAAGCTGAGAGATGGACTGCCTCTGATGGAGGATGATTTTAGGGCAAGGCTTCAGGTGCCAAGATAG
- the LOC103500218 gene encoding CASP-like protein 4C1 isoform X1 codes for MRSPHSLRNGGGGGGGTPSPHARIPTPHHHFHSTVSVQKLKRFNSLILVFRLSTFCFSLASAVFMITNSRGSGSDSPRWYDFDAFRYVFAANAIVAVYSLFEMIASVWEISREVTLFPEILQVWFDFGHDQAFAYLLLSADSAGTALAITLKGTDTCKRSKNIRLQNVADDPQQVLNICNDNEQYMENIHYMYNVLIVPALVQRRRPLVQESNQLEEVVQHVEEVPL; via the exons ATGCGCTCCCCTCACTCACTCCGCAAcggcggcggcggtggcggTGGTACACCATCTCCTCACGCACGTATTCCTACTCCTCACCATCACTTTCACTCCACTGTCTCCGTTCAGAAACTCAAACGCTTCAACTCTCTCATCCTCGTCTTCCGTTTATCTACCTTCTGTTTCTCCCTCGCTTCCGCTGTTTTCATGATTACTAACTCTCGTGGCTCTGGATCCGATTCCCCTCGCTGGTACGATTTCGACGCCTTCAG GTATGTTTTTGCGGCGAACGCCATAGTTGCAGTTTACTCATTGTTTGAAATGATCGCTTCCGTGTGGGAAATCTCAAGAGAAGTGACTTTATTCCCTGAGATTTTGCAAGTTTGGTTCGATTTCGGCCATGACCAG GCGTTCGCGTACCTTCTTCTGTCTGCAGACTCGGCAGGGACGGCTCTTGCGATAACTTTGAAAGGAACCGACACGTGCAAG aGATCGAAGAATATTAGACTTCAGAATGTTGCAGATGACCCACAACAGGTTCTAAATATATGTAACGATAACGAGCAGTACATGGAGAACATCCATTATATGTACAATGTTCTTATTGTACCTGCTCTAGTTCAAAGGAGACGTCCTCTAGTGCAAGAGTCCAATCAATTGGAAGAAGTTGTCCAACACGTGGAAGAAGTGCCTCTGTGA